Proteins found in one Cricetulus griseus strain 17A/GY chromosome X, alternate assembly CriGri-PICRH-1.0, whole genome shotgun sequence genomic segment:
- the LOC100762114 gene encoding LOW QUALITY PROTEIN: PEST proteolytic signal-containing nuclear protein isoform X2 (The sequence of the model RefSeq protein was modified relative to this genomic sequence to represent the inferred CDS: inserted 1 base in 1 codon) yields MANWKAGEEKPQRAGAXQSNGGESSSRSAENRSADEEAADLPTKPTKISKFGFAISSQTTKKASVISIKLGSSKPKETVPNLAPKTLSIAAAFNEDEDSDPEEMPPEAKMRMKNIGRDTPTSAGPNSFNKGKHGFSDNQKLWEQNIKSHLGNVHDQDN; encoded by the exons ATGGCAAACTGGAAGGCGGGAGAGGAGAAGCCTCAGCGAGCCGGAG ACCAGAGTAATGGAGGGGAAAGTTCCAGTCGCAGCGCTGAAAATCGATCAGCTGATGAAGAAGCTGCGGACCTCCCCACAAAGCCTACAAAGATCTCCAAGTTTGGATTTGCCATAAGTAGTCAGACGACAAAGAAAGCATCAGTCATATCCATCAAACTTGGATCAAGTAAGCCTAAGGAAACAGTTCCAAACCTTGCTCCAAAAACCCTTTCAATAGCAGCAGCTTTCAATGAAGATGAAGACAGTGACCCAGAAGAAATGCCTCCAGAAGCTAAGATGAGGATGAAGAATATTGGAAGGGACACACCAACATCAGCTGGACCAAACTCCTTTAATAAAGGAAAGCATGGCTTTTCCGATAATCAGAAGCTGTGGGAGCAAAATATAAAATCTCATCTTGGAAATGTACATGACCAAGAcaattaa